A genomic segment from Maniola hyperantus chromosome 4, iAphHyp1.2, whole genome shotgun sequence encodes:
- the LOC117996842 gene encoding uncharacterized protein isoform X2 produces the protein MKLIDIAKDLPRNSTAASRIDTAHRYYMSVESRDMHDQMADVQVFHACARLYDVMYTAPRIISDLGNLDDLTPRILVKKLKVMEIKPVHLGVALLIQYHLRNTANFAIRAKALEVLATKPQMVGPQVIDMLKALASRLLPVAELLDIHLAHSSPAFKDTCPPTWLGIVNNK, from the exons ATGAAATTGATAGACATAGCCAAG gATCTACCCCGCAACTCCACCGCAGCGAGTCGCATCGACACAGCGCACCGCTACTACATGTCGGTGGAGTCACGCGACATGCACGACCAAATGGCAGACGTGCAAGTCTTCCACGCGTGTGCACGCCTCTATGACGTCATGTACACT GCTCCGCGAATAATATCAGATCTAGGCAACTTAGACGACTTAACGCCAAGAATTCTTGTGAAGAAACTGAAAGTCATGGAAATCAAACCTGTGCATCTTGGTGTTGCCTTACTTATTCAG TATCACCTGCGAAACACAGCTAACTTTGCAATCCGAGCAAAAGCACTAGAAGTGCTGGCCACTAAACCGCAAATGGTTGGTCCTCAAGTCATCGACATGCTGAAAGCCTTGGCGTCCAGACTGCTGCCGGTCGCCgaactgctggacatacattTAGCACATTCCAGTCCAGCATTTAAGGACACCTGTCCACCTACTTGGCTAggtattgttaataataaatag
- the LOC117996842 gene encoding uncharacterized protein isoform X1, giving the protein MWTFCKMSVFKKVLTLCVFCVIFAYGDENIFQENRRLSKAIVEALQDTNFDQELLFELKKENQVYLNRTMSLLIKYIVKREVDNYRSRRTDAISRRVYSSLIMKLIDIAKDLPRNSTAASRIDTAHRYYMSVESRDMHDQMADVQVFHACARLYDVMYTAPRIISDLGNLDDLTPRILVKKLKVMEIKPVHLGVALLIQYHLRNTANFAIRAKALEVLATKPQMVGPQVIDMLKALASRLLPVAELLDIHLAHSSPAFKDTCPPTWLGIVNNK; this is encoded by the exons AAAAGGTGTTGACACTTTGTgttttttgtgtaatttttgCATACGGAGATGAG AATATCTTCCAAGAAAACCGCCGCCTATCAAAAGCTATCGTAGAGGCGTTGCAAGATACCAACTTTGATCAGGAACTGCTCTTCGAGCTGAAGAAGGAGAACCAGGTGTACCTCAATCGCACCATGTCACTGCTCATCAAGTATATTGTGAAACG GGAAGTAGACAATTACCGGTCAAGACGTACTGACGCGATCAGCCGCCGCGTCTACTCCTCACTCATCATGAAATTGATAGACATAGCCAAG gATCTACCCCGCAACTCCACCGCAGCGAGTCGCATCGACACAGCGCACCGCTACTACATGTCGGTGGAGTCACGCGACATGCACGACCAAATGGCAGACGTGCAAGTCTTCCACGCGTGTGCACGCCTCTATGACGTCATGTACACT GCTCCGCGAATAATATCAGATCTAGGCAACTTAGACGACTTAACGCCAAGAATTCTTGTGAAGAAACTGAAAGTCATGGAAATCAAACCTGTGCATCTTGGTGTTGCCTTACTTATTCAG TATCACCTGCGAAACACAGCTAACTTTGCAATCCGAGCAAAAGCACTAGAAGTGCTGGCCACTAAACCGCAAATGGTTGGTCCTCAAGTCATCGACATGCTGAAAGCCTTGGCGTCCAGACTGCTGCCGGTCGCCgaactgctggacatacattTAGCACATTCCAGTCCAGCATTTAAGGACACCTGTCCACCTACTTGGCTAggtattgttaataataaatag
- the LOC117996842 gene encoding uncharacterized protein isoform X3, which yields MSLLIKYIVKREVDNYRSRRTDAISRRVYSSLIMKLIDIAKDLPRNSTAASRIDTAHRYYMSVESRDMHDQMADVQVFHACARLYDVMYTAPRIISDLGNLDDLTPRILVKKLKVMEIKPVHLGVALLIQYHLRNTANFAIRAKALEVLATKPQMVGPQVIDMLKALASRLLPVAELLDIHLAHSSPAFKDTCPPTWLGIVNNK from the exons ATGTCACTGCTCATCAAGTATATTGTGAAACG GGAAGTAGACAATTACCGGTCAAGACGTACTGACGCGATCAGCCGCCGCGTCTACTCCTCACTCATCATGAAATTGATAGACATAGCCAAG gATCTACCCCGCAACTCCACCGCAGCGAGTCGCATCGACACAGCGCACCGCTACTACATGTCGGTGGAGTCACGCGACATGCACGACCAAATGGCAGACGTGCAAGTCTTCCACGCGTGTGCACGCCTCTATGACGTCATGTACACT GCTCCGCGAATAATATCAGATCTAGGCAACTTAGACGACTTAACGCCAAGAATTCTTGTGAAGAAACTGAAAGTCATGGAAATCAAACCTGTGCATCTTGGTGTTGCCTTACTTATTCAG TATCACCTGCGAAACACAGCTAACTTTGCAATCCGAGCAAAAGCACTAGAAGTGCTGGCCACTAAACCGCAAATGGTTGGTCCTCAAGTCATCGACATGCTGAAAGCCTTGGCGTCCAGACTGCTGCCGGTCGCCgaactgctggacatacattTAGCACATTCCAGTCCAGCATTTAAGGACACCTGTCCACCTACTTGGCTAggtattgttaataataaatag